One genomic segment of Pseudomonas chlororaphis subsp. aurantiaca includes these proteins:
- a CDS encoding FecR family protein, with translation MTQTRECACGQATVRDEAALWFVRLQEPAISAEERQRFDAWLAEHEAHQDEYQLLQSLWAVTDLVPKARLQALCEAPNLRSKRRPLLRYAVAASVLAVAVGLGLFSGLNQPAGYSAEFVTALGERRHVALPDGSQVDLNSRSRLRVRYEQDRRSVELSEGEAMFSVEHDSSRPFMVVAGAGKVTVTGTRFDVRRDASQTRVAVEQGTVRVQGKNAADSDFVNLTAGLGTAVDAQGKVAAAYAVDSQALTAWRSGKLVFNNASLSEVAAEVSRYRDPPLRVGSEAVGRLRLTSVFKADDTDALLKALPSILPVAVKTHADGSQEIIAR, from the coding sequence ATGACGCAGACTCGTGAGTGCGCGTGCGGGCAGGCGACGGTTCGCGATGAGGCGGCGCTGTGGTTTGTGCGCCTGCAAGAACCGGCGATCAGCGCCGAGGAGCGGCAGCGTTTCGACGCCTGGCTGGCGGAACACGAGGCGCATCAGGATGAATACCAACTGCTGCAAAGCTTATGGGCGGTCACCGACCTGGTGCCCAAGGCGCGTTTGCAGGCGCTGTGCGAAGCCCCGAACCTGCGCAGCAAGCGCCGGCCGCTGCTGCGTTATGCGGTGGCGGCCAGTGTGCTGGCGGTGGCCGTCGGGCTGGGGCTGTTCAGCGGCCTGAACCAGCCTGCCGGGTACAGCGCCGAGTTTGTCACGGCCCTGGGCGAGCGCCGCCATGTGGCGTTGCCCGACGGCTCCCAGGTGGACCTGAACAGCCGCAGTCGCTTGCGGGTGCGGTATGAGCAAGATCGGCGCAGCGTCGAACTGAGCGAAGGCGAGGCGATGTTCAGTGTCGAGCACGACAGCAGCCGGCCCTTCATGGTGGTGGCCGGGGCCGGCAAGGTCACGGTCACCGGCACGCGCTTCGATGTGCGTCGCGATGCCAGCCAGACCCGGGTGGCGGTGGAGCAGGGCACGGTTCGGGTCCAGGGAAAGAACGCCGCGGACAGCGATTTCGTCAACCTGACCGCGGGCCTGGGCACCGCGGTCGATGCCCAGGGCAAAGTGGCCGCGGCCTATGCGGTAGATTCCCAGGCGCTGACCGCCTGGCGCAGCGGCAAGCTGGTGTTCAACAACGCCAGCCTCAGCGAAGTGGCCGCCGAGGTGTCGCGTTATCGCGACCCGCCGCTGCGGGTCGGCAGCGAGGCGGTGGGCAGGTTGCGCCTGACCAGCGTGTTCAAGGCCGACGACACCGATGCGCTGCTCAAGGCCTTGCCGAGCATCCTGCCGGTGGCGGTGAAGACCCACGCCGACGGTAGCCAGGAAATAATTGCGCGATAG
- a CDS encoding TolC family protein, with protein sequence MRPLVCLMICLLGTAPFAAAYEPDVFGTTNHTVYSLGGRNLPCLPGTLPAELTLEEAIERILCHDPQTRLAWANTKVQAAQLGIARSAFLPRLDGRLDGNRSTTDIDYRDIPGQSTEGHRQRRGASLELSWVLFDFGRRSAALRNAQQLLLAANASQEATLQNTFILAAQAYYDTLAAQRSLAASQQVTELAEQNFKAADAKYKAGAAALSDRLQAQTALSQASLRQTRDEGTLRNALGVIALRMGLPPDTPLHLASELEALSNTDFVKGIDDLIAEARREHPALLAAQAKLKAAGAAVIESRAMGRPSLALTANIARTRNDQSLAFNGDTREFDRSIGLQLKIPLFEGFERTYQVRNALARKEASQMELADTEQQVSLEVWSNYQSLSTETRSLTRTRELVEQSRQSLEVVQGRYRSGVGSMIELLNALTAYASAEEQHTQALSNWQTSRLRLAASLGRLGFWTLP encoded by the coding sequence ATGCGCCCGCTAGTCTGTCTAATGATCTGCCTGCTGGGTACCGCACCCTTCGCTGCGGCCTACGAGCCGGATGTGTTCGGCACCACCAACCATACTGTGTACAGTCTTGGAGGACGCAATCTGCCCTGCCTTCCGGGGACACTACCGGCAGAACTGACTCTGGAAGAAGCCATCGAACGAATTCTCTGTCATGACCCACAAACCCGTCTTGCCTGGGCCAATACCAAAGTACAGGCGGCGCAGCTCGGTATCGCGCGCTCAGCCTTCCTGCCTCGCCTCGACGGACGCCTCGATGGTAACCGGAGCACCACTGACATCGATTACCGGGATATCCCCGGCCAATCCACCGAGGGGCATCGTCAGCGCCGCGGCGCCAGTCTCGAACTGAGCTGGGTATTGTTCGACTTCGGTCGGCGCAGCGCCGCCCTGCGCAATGCCCAGCAACTCCTGCTGGCGGCCAACGCCAGCCAGGAAGCGACCCTGCAAAATACCTTTATCCTCGCCGCCCAGGCCTACTACGATACCCTGGCCGCGCAGCGCAGTCTGGCTGCATCACAACAGGTGACGGAACTCGCGGAGCAGAACTTCAAAGCCGCCGACGCCAAGTACAAGGCCGGCGCCGCAGCACTCTCCGACCGCTTGCAAGCACAAACCGCGTTGTCCCAGGCAAGCCTGCGCCAGACCCGTGATGAGGGTACCTTGCGCAACGCCCTTGGCGTCATCGCCCTACGTATGGGGCTACCGCCGGACACTCCTCTACACTTGGCCAGCGAGCTGGAAGCGCTATCCAATACCGACTTCGTCAAGGGCATCGATGATCTGATCGCTGAGGCTCGTCGCGAACATCCGGCACTACTCGCCGCCCAGGCGAAACTGAAAGCCGCAGGAGCCGCAGTGATAGAAAGCCGAGCCATGGGCCGCCCGAGCTTGGCACTAACCGCCAACATAGCTCGCACCCGCAATGATCAGTCATTGGCGTTTAATGGTGATACTCGCGAATTCGACCGAAGCATCGGCCTGCAACTGAAGATTCCTCTGTTTGAAGGCTTCGAGCGTACTTATCAGGTCCGGAATGCCTTGGCTCGCAAGGAAGCCAGTCAAATGGAGTTGGCAGATACCGAACAGCAGGTATCGCTGGAAGTCTGGAGCAACTACCAATCGCTGAGTACAGAAACCCGCAGCCTGACACGCACCCGAGAGCTGGTCGAACAATCGCGCCAGAGTCTGGAAGTAGTGCAAGGGCGCTATCGCTCGGGGGTCGGAAGCATGATCGAACTGCTCAACGCCTTGACCGCCTACGCCAGCGCCGAAGAGCAACACACCCAGGCCCTCAGCAACTGGCAGACCTCACGTCTGCGCTTGGCTGCCAGCCTTGGTCGCCTAGGGTTCTGGACGTTACCCTGA
- a CDS encoding HlyD family secretion protein, which yields MFRKEALDAQHASGLGEIVLIRPVSFAFLTLLATAMALLVVVFFLFGSYTKRSTVSGQLLPASGQVKVHAPQPGIVLEKFVHEGKAVKRGERLMILSSERYGNDAGPVQAGISHKLEQRRDSLHDELEKIRRLQVDERDSLTSKVASLQRELATLSEQANSQRRLLALASDAVERYQGLMDKGYISMDQLQQRQAELLGQRQTLQGLERERTSLQQQLIERRNELTGLSARQANQLAETQRQLSALEQDLAESEAKRTLLIIAPESGIATAVLAEVGQTVDSSRPLLSIVPADTPLQAELYAPSKSIGFIKQGDSVLIRYQAYPYQKFGQYHGQVQSISRTSVPFAELSSMTGGIPRLGQDGEQLYRLQVSLDAQAVTAYGQPRPLQSGMLLDADILQDTRRLYEWVLEPLYSLTGKL from the coding sequence TTGTTCCGTAAGGAAGCGCTCGACGCGCAACACGCCAGCGGGCTGGGCGAAATCGTGCTGATCCGTCCCGTCTCCTTCGCTTTCCTCACTTTGCTGGCTACCGCAATGGCTCTTCTGGTTGTGGTTTTTTTCTTGTTTGGCAGCTACACCAAACGCAGCACCGTCAGCGGTCAACTGCTCCCTGCCAGCGGCCAGGTCAAGGTGCATGCCCCCCAGCCCGGTATCGTGCTTGAGAAATTCGTTCACGAGGGAAAGGCAGTGAAGCGCGGCGAACGCCTGATGATCCTCTCCAGCGAACGCTACGGCAACGATGCAGGACCGGTACAGGCGGGTATCAGTCACAAGCTCGAACAACGCCGCGACTCCCTGCACGATGAGCTTGAGAAGATCCGCCGTCTGCAGGTCGACGAGCGCGACAGCCTGACCAGCAAGGTTGCCAGCCTGCAACGCGAACTAGCCACCCTCTCCGAGCAGGCCAACAGCCAGCGGCGCTTGCTGGCCCTGGCCAGCGATGCCGTCGAGCGCTACCAGGGACTGATGGACAAGGGCTACATCTCTATGGACCAACTCCAGCAGCGCCAGGCCGAACTTCTCGGCCAGCGCCAGACATTGCAAGGACTGGAACGTGAACGTACCTCCCTGCAGCAGCAATTGATCGAACGCCGCAACGAGCTAACCGGCCTCTCGGCTCGCCAGGCCAACCAGCTCGCGGAAACCCAGCGCCAACTCTCGGCCTTGGAACAGGACTTGGCGGAAAGTGAGGCCAAACGCACCCTACTGATTATCGCGCCAGAAAGTGGTATCGCCACTGCAGTACTCGCCGAGGTTGGGCAGACCGTCGACAGCTCGCGCCCGCTGCTGAGCATCGTTCCCGCCGATACCCCATTGCAAGCAGAGCTCTATGCACCGAGCAAGTCCATTGGATTCATTAAACAGGGGGATTCTGTGTTGATTCGCTACCAGGCCTACCCATATCAGAAGTTCGGCCAGTACCACGGCCAGGTGCAGTCGATTTCCCGCACCAGCGTGCCATTCGCCGAGCTGTCCAGCATGACTGGTGGAATACCCAGACTAGGCCAGGACGGCGAGCAGCTATACCGCCTGCAGGTCAGCCTGGACGCTCAGGCGGTCACCGCCTACGGCCAGCCTCGCCCATTGCAGAGCGGCATGCTGCTCGACGCCGACATTCTCCAGGACACCCGCCGCCTCTACGAATGGGTGCTTGAACCGCTTTACAGCCTCACCGGCAAACTCTAG
- a CDS encoding peptidase domain-containing ABC transporter — MVFLETLALRLRRRLPLILQTEATECGLACLAMVAGYHGYHTNLMELRRRFTISLKGISLKQLIQTAHHLQLGTRAVKLDLADLGKLKLPCVLHWNFNHFVVLKAVDSRGALLHDPAHGLRRLSQEELSRSFTGVALEFWPDSGFEKQQAPPRIKLLGMLGKVTGLYRSLTQVLLLAGALEVFSLVSPFFLQWTIDNVIVSEDRDLLSTLVIGFGLLLLMQQAVSGVRSWVMMHMSTLLGVQWQANVFSHLLRLPIQYFEKRHLGDVVSRFGAVDSIQQTLTAAFLSAVLDGLMTLATLGMMLLYSPPLAAIAIAAMSIYALGRWIWYRPLRNATEEQIVHAARQQSHFLETIRGIRPLKLFQRQDERRSVWLSLLVEQINAGLRTQKLQLLYQQMNGLLFGIENLLVIWLGATMVMDGQFSVGVLMAFNAYKSQFDGRVGSLIDKFFELRMLQLQGERLADIVLQTPENSHGNLSPDSLRERDAAIEIHGLHYRYSEQEPWVLDGIDLHIGAGESVAIVGPSGCGKSTLLNVLLGILPPSEGQIRVAGLELSQLGLDGLRELVGTVLQDDVLFAGSLTENISFFDSHVDMPWLIQCAQMAAIHDDIQGMPMGYNTLVGDMGTVLSGGQKQRVMLARALYKKPKILFLDEATSHLDVHCEQRVNAAIRALRITRIMVAHRPETIASADRIIVLGQGKVVLDESAADLAKRQTMATQEQI; from the coding sequence GTGGTATTTCTCGAAACACTCGCCTTGCGCCTGAGGCGGCGCTTGCCATTGATACTGCAGACCGAAGCTACCGAATGCGGTCTGGCCTGCCTAGCGATGGTCGCCGGCTACCACGGCTACCACACCAATCTGATGGAGCTGCGCCGTCGCTTCACCATATCGCTCAAGGGTATTTCCTTGAAGCAATTGATCCAGACCGCACACCATCTGCAGTTAGGCACCCGCGCAGTGAAGCTGGACCTCGCCGACCTGGGCAAGCTTAAACTGCCCTGCGTGCTGCACTGGAACTTCAATCACTTCGTCGTGCTGAAGGCTGTCGACAGCCGCGGCGCGCTGCTCCACGATCCCGCCCACGGGCTCCGTCGACTTAGCCAGGAAGAGCTCTCACGCAGTTTCACTGGTGTCGCCCTGGAGTTCTGGCCGGACAGCGGCTTCGAGAAACAGCAAGCCCCGCCGCGCATCAAGCTACTGGGTATGCTTGGCAAGGTCACTGGGCTTTACCGTTCGCTGACCCAGGTTCTGTTGCTCGCGGGCGCGCTAGAGGTGTTCTCGCTGGTCAGTCCGTTCTTCCTGCAGTGGACCATCGACAACGTCATTGTCAGCGAAGATCGCGACTTGCTCAGCACTCTAGTCATCGGCTTCGGCCTGCTGCTGCTGATGCAGCAGGCAGTCAGCGGGGTCCGCAGCTGGGTGATGATGCACATGAGCACCCTGCTTGGCGTGCAATGGCAGGCCAACGTCTTCAGCCACCTGCTGCGCCTGCCCATCCAATATTTTGAAAAACGCCATCTGGGCGATGTCGTCTCGCGCTTCGGCGCGGTAGACAGCATCCAGCAAACCCTTACCGCCGCCTTTCTCTCGGCGGTGCTGGACGGCCTGATGACCCTTGCCACCCTCGGCATGATGTTGCTCTACAGCCCGCCATTGGCAGCCATCGCCATCGCTGCCATGAGTATCTACGCTCTGGGACGCTGGATATGGTACCGACCACTTCGCAATGCCACCGAGGAGCAGATAGTGCATGCCGCTCGCCAGCAAAGCCACTTCCTCGAGACGATACGTGGCATCCGCCCGTTGAAGCTGTTCCAGCGCCAAGACGAACGCCGCTCAGTATGGCTCAGTCTGCTGGTGGAACAGATCAATGCCGGTCTGCGTACGCAGAAATTACAACTGCTCTATCAACAAATGAACGGCCTGCTGTTCGGCATAGAGAACCTGCTGGTGATTTGGCTCGGTGCGACCATGGTAATGGACGGCCAGTTCAGCGTTGGAGTACTGATGGCCTTCAACGCTTATAAGTCGCAGTTTGACGGTCGAGTCGGCAGCCTGATAGATAAGTTTTTCGAGCTGCGCATGCTGCAACTTCAAGGTGAACGTCTGGCTGACATCGTCCTCCAGACCCCGGAAAATAGTCACGGCAACCTCAGCCCGGATAGCCTGCGCGAACGCGATGCGGCGATCGAGATACACGGCCTGCACTATCGTTATTCGGAGCAAGAGCCGTGGGTGCTCGACGGCATTGACCTGCATATCGGTGCCGGCGAGTCGGTGGCCATCGTCGGTCCTTCGGGCTGCGGCAAGAGTACCCTGCTCAACGTTCTGCTCGGCATCCTACCACCCAGTGAGGGACAGATCCGTGTAGCCGGCCTGGAACTCTCACAACTGGGGTTGGATGGGCTGCGAGAACTGGTCGGCACGGTCCTGCAGGACGATGTGTTATTCGCCGGGTCATTGACCGAAAATATTAGTTTCTTCGACTCGCATGTGGACATGCCCTGGCTGATCCAATGCGCGCAGATGGCTGCCATCCACGACGATATCCAGGGCATGCCGATGGGTTACAACACCCTGGTCGGCGATATGGGCACGGTCCTTTCCGGTGGGCAGAAGCAACGCGTGATGCTGGCCCGAGCGCTGTACAAGAAACCGAAAATATTATTCCTCGACGAGGCTACAAGCCACCTCGATGTGCATTGCGAGCAACGGGTGAATGCCGCCATCCGTGCACTGCGGATTACCCGTATCATGGTCGCCCACCGCCCCGAGACCATAGCCTCCGCGGATCGAATAATCGTCCTCGGACAGGGTAAGGTGGTATTGGACGAGAGCGCTGCGGACCTGGCCAAACGGCAGACCATGGCTACGCAGGAGCAGATCTGA
- a CDS encoding sigma-70 family RNA polymerase sigma factor yields the protein MTPKPSGRPGFFEHYEELIGTWTRRLKSRSQAEDLAHDTFVRVLESDAAAVQQPRAYLHQTARNIAVDAYRREDRRGAMELEAVYQGASPGGDPEHFMHAIQLADSIERALGELPLNCRKVFVWQKIEGLTQAEIAQRLGLSKNMVEKYMIRTLRHLRERVDGPR from the coding sequence ATGACCCCCAAGCCTTCCGGCCGACCAGGCTTTTTCGAGCACTACGAAGAGTTGATCGGTACCTGGACGCGTCGGCTGAAGAGTCGTTCGCAGGCGGAGGACCTGGCCCATGACACCTTTGTCCGGGTGCTGGAGTCGGATGCGGCGGCGGTGCAGCAGCCGCGGGCGTATCTGCATCAGACTGCGCGCAATATTGCGGTGGATGCTTATCGCCGTGAGGATCGGCGCGGTGCCATGGAGCTGGAGGCGGTATATCAAGGCGCGTCGCCCGGCGGCGACCCGGAGCATTTCATGCATGCGATCCAGCTGGCTGACTCCATCGAACGGGCCCTTGGCGAGTTGCCGTTGAATTGCCGCAAGGTGTTCGTCTGGCAGAAGATCGAAGGGCTGACCCAGGCCGAGATTGCCCAGCGCCTGGGGCTGTCAAAAAACATGGTGGAAAAGTATATGATCCGCACCCTGCGGCATCTGCGCGAGCGCGTGGACGGGCCGCGGTGA
- a CDS encoding carbohydrate-binding protein: MNKLKFASAKTQLNDSASLMPSIAGKKILMGFWHNWPAGTSDGYQQGQFANFDLEDVPKEYNVVAVAFMKGNGIPTFKPYNRSDEEFRRQVGVLNSQGRAVLISLGGADAHIELHKGNEQPLAAEIIRLVETYGFDGLDIDLEQSAIDFADNKTVLPAALKLVKDHYAGEGKHFIISMAPEFPYLAADGKYVGYIQALEGYYDFIAPQYYNQGGDGVWVQEANGGQGAWIAQHNDEMKEDFLFYLTESLVTGTRGFTSIPADKFVIGLPTNVDAAATGYVIDPAAVSNAFKRLDAAGLPIKGLMTWSVNWDNGLNKYGVRYDWEFRDRYAPLIHGGGGGEERPSAPGNLFSPTQTENSVTLNWSAAHGVRPIEFYTLFRDGEPVAQTASLTLKDEGLKTDTLYSYFVSATDVQGNQSLPSSNLNIKTAGGVPDPQYPEWLLNHHYRKDDGVTYQGSLYLCLQEHTSNAGWTPDVAFTLWAKVAVQRRA, translated from the coding sequence ATGAACAAGCTAAAATTTGCATCGGCAAAGACCCAACTGAATGACTCGGCATCGTTGATGCCCTCGATCGCCGGCAAGAAGATTCTCATGGGCTTCTGGCACAACTGGCCGGCAGGTACCAGTGACGGCTACCAGCAGGGGCAGTTTGCCAACTTCGACCTGGAGGACGTACCCAAGGAGTACAACGTGGTGGCCGTGGCCTTCATGAAGGGTAACGGCATTCCCACTTTCAAGCCTTACAATCGGTCAGACGAGGAGTTTCGACGCCAGGTTGGCGTGCTCAACAGCCAGGGGCGGGCGGTGTTGATTTCCCTGGGTGGTGCGGACGCTCATATCGAGTTGCATAAGGGCAATGAACAACCACTGGCCGCCGAGATCATTCGCCTGGTAGAAACCTATGGTTTCGACGGCCTGGACATCGACCTCGAACAGAGCGCCATCGATTTTGCCGACAACAAGACCGTGTTGCCGGCGGCGCTGAAGCTGGTGAAGGATCACTACGCAGGCGAGGGCAAGCATTTCATCATCAGCATGGCACCGGAGTTTCCCTACCTCGCCGCAGACGGTAAATATGTCGGTTACATCCAGGCACTGGAGGGCTATTACGACTTCATCGCGCCGCAGTACTACAACCAGGGTGGTGACGGTGTATGGGTTCAGGAAGCCAATGGAGGACAGGGTGCCTGGATCGCCCAGCACAATGATGAGATGAAGGAAGACTTTCTGTTTTATCTGACTGAAAGTCTGGTTACTGGTACTCGCGGATTTACCTCTATCCCCGCCGACAAATTCGTGATCGGTTTACCAACCAACGTCGACGCGGCGGCGACCGGGTACGTTATCGATCCTGCGGCAGTGAGCAATGCCTTCAAGCGTCTGGATGCTGCCGGCTTGCCAATCAAGGGCCTGATGACCTGGTCGGTCAACTGGGATAACGGCCTCAACAAGTACGGCGTCCGTTACGACTGGGAGTTCCGTGATCGGTATGCGCCGCTGATCCATGGCGGTGGTGGCGGCGAGGAGCGCCCCTCAGCCCCAGGTAACCTGTTCTCTCCGACACAGACGGAAAACAGCGTGACCTTGAACTGGAGCGCTGCCCACGGCGTTCGTCCGATCGAGTTCTATACGCTATTCCGCGATGGCGAGCCGGTGGCCCAGACCGCCTCGCTGACCTTGAAAGACGAGGGTCTGAAAACCGATACGCTGTACAGCTACTTTGTCAGCGCCACGGACGTTCAGGGCAATCAGTCGTTGCCAAGCAGCAACCTGAACATCAAGACCGCCGGTGGTGTACCTGACCCGCAATACCCGGAATGGCTGTTGAACCATCACTACCGCAAGGATGACGGTGTGACTTATCAAGGCAGTCTGTATCTGTGCCTCCAGGAGCACACCTCGAATGCCGGCTGGACTCCGGATGTCGCCTTTACCCTTTGGGCCAAGGTGGCGGTTCAGCGTCGTGCGTGA
- a CDS encoding colicin V synthesis protein, which yields MKELTISEIDAVSGALSLKESITGSVIGTIGGSWVGAIAGGKFGASAGGWIVGGIAAGVGMLYGTALGAIGGGIGGALVGPELAGRIAMEAGRILFGNSKS from the coding sequence ATGAAAGAATTGACCATCAGTGAAATTGACGCTGTTTCCGGAGCTCTATCGCTAAAGGAGTCCATTACGGGCAGTGTAATCGGCACGATAGGCGGTAGCTGGGTCGGTGCAATTGCCGGGGGCAAGTTCGGCGCCAGCGCCGGCGGTTGGATCGTGGGCGGCATCGCCGCCGGAGTTGGCATGCTGTATGGGACCGCTCTCGGTGCTATCGGCGGGGGTATCGGCGGCGCCTTGGTAGGCCCAGAACTCGCAGGCAGAATTGCGATGGAAGCAGGCCGCATCCTGTTTGGCAATTCAAAGTCCTGA
- a CDS encoding TonB-dependent siderophore receptor produces MKRLDLNNNNPCSPSTRWLPLALALAVSAALPQAHAEQAPSAIHIQAQPLGQALSQLGLQTSLQVFFSPELVAGKQAPAVDGNLSPEQALRQLLQGSGLQYQIDGGSVTLSPAQSAAGDGPLELGATSISVVGDWLGDANEAVVQNHPGARTVIRREAMLEQGAMNVGDVLRRVPGVQVQDANGTGGSDISLNVGVRGLTSRLSPRSTVLIDGVPAAFAPYGQPQLSMAPISSGNLDSIDVVRGAGSVRYGPQNVGGVINFVTRAIPEKATGEIGSTLETSQRGGWKHIDTAFLGGTADNGIGAALLYSGVNGNGYRGSNNGNDIDDVILKTHWAPTDQDDFSLNFHYYDAKADMPGGLTQKQYDADPYQSDRDWDNFSGRRKDVSFKYLRQIDDRTQFEVLTYYSDSFRGSTIAARDQKTLVSYPRTYYTFGIEPRVSHVFDLGPTTQEASVGMRYLKEGMHEEASRLALVNNQPVVRPGSDGHVYQDRTGGTEATAFYIDDKIDVGNWTITPGIRFENIRTEWHDRSVAGTNGVPVQEKRREINSNEPLPALSVMYHLSDAWKLFANYETSFGSLQYFQLGQGGVGDQTANGLNPEKAKTYEIGTRYNDEVWGGELTAFYIDFSDELQYISNDVGWTNLGATKHQGIEASVHYDLAALDPRLDGLTANAGFTYTRATYEGGSSAFKDRDLPFYSRQVATLGLRYDINRWTYNIDAFAQSKQRSPGSMVNADGSFNDNYITEGTADGQYGDMPGYVTWNVRGGYDFGSQLSNLKLGAGVKNLFDKQYFTRSSDNNSGIYVGAPRTFFVQASVGF; encoded by the coding sequence TTGAAACGCCTCGACCTGAATAACAACAATCCTTGCTCGCCCTCCACCCGCTGGTTGCCGCTGGCCCTGGCCCTGGCGGTCAGTGCCGCGCTGCCCCAGGCCCATGCCGAGCAGGCGCCGAGCGCCATCCATATCCAGGCCCAGCCGTTGGGCCAGGCCCTGAGCCAACTGGGGCTGCAAACCTCGCTGCAGGTGTTTTTCAGCCCTGAGCTGGTGGCCGGCAAGCAGGCCCCGGCGGTGGACGGCAACCTGTCGCCGGAGCAGGCGCTGCGCCAGTTGCTACAAGGCAGCGGCCTGCAGTACCAGATCGATGGCGGCTCGGTGACCCTCAGCCCGGCGCAGTCGGCGGCGGGTGACGGCCCTTTGGAACTGGGCGCCACCAGCATCAGCGTGGTGGGTGACTGGCTGGGCGACGCCAACGAGGCGGTGGTGCAGAACCACCCGGGCGCGCGCACGGTGATCCGTCGTGAAGCCATGCTCGAGCAGGGCGCGATGAACGTCGGCGACGTGCTGCGCCGGGTACCGGGCGTGCAAGTGCAGGACGCCAATGGCACCGGCGGCAGCGATATTTCCCTCAATGTCGGCGTGCGCGGCCTGACGTCGCGCCTGTCGCCACGCTCCACGGTGCTGATCGACGGCGTGCCGGCGGCCTTCGCCCCTTATGGCCAGCCACAGCTGTCGATGGCGCCGATCTCCTCGGGCAACCTCGACAGCATCGACGTGGTGCGCGGCGCCGGTTCCGTGCGTTACGGACCGCAGAACGTCGGCGGGGTGATCAACTTCGTGACCCGGGCCATCCCGGAAAAGGCCACCGGGGAAATCGGCAGCACCCTGGAAACCTCCCAGCGCGGCGGCTGGAAGCACATCGACACGGCGTTCCTCGGTGGCACCGCGGACAACGGCATCGGTGCCGCGCTGCTGTACTCCGGAGTCAACGGCAACGGCTATCGCGGCAGCAACAATGGCAACGACATCGACGACGTGATCCTCAAGACCCATTGGGCGCCCACCGACCAGGACGATTTCAGCCTCAACTTCCATTACTACGACGCCAAGGCCGACATGCCCGGCGGCCTGACCCAGAAGCAGTACGACGCCGACCCTTACCAGTCGGACCGCGACTGGGACAACTTCAGCGGCCGCCGCAAGGATGTGTCGTTCAAGTACCTGCGCCAGATCGATGACCGCACCCAGTTCGAAGTGCTGACCTACTACTCCGACAGTTTCCGTGGCAGCACCATTGCCGCTCGCGACCAGAAGACCCTGGTGTCCTATCCGCGCACCTACTACACCTTCGGCATCGAGCCGCGGGTGTCCCATGTGTTCGACCTCGGCCCTACCACCCAGGAAGCCAGCGTCGGCATGCGCTACCTGAAAGAAGGCATGCACGAAGAGGCCAGCCGCCTGGCCCTGGTCAACAACCAGCCGGTGGTGCGCCCGGGCTCCGACGGCCATGTGTACCAGGACCGCACCGGCGGCACCGAGGCCACGGCCTTCTACATCGACGACAAGATCGACGTCGGCAACTGGACCATCACCCCGGGGATCCGCTTCGAGAACATCCGCACCGAATGGCACGACCGCTCGGTAGCCGGCACCAATGGCGTGCCGGTGCAGGAGAAGCGCCGCGAGATCAACAGCAACGAGCCGCTGCCGGCGCTGAGCGTGATGTACCACCTCTCCGATGCGTGGAAGCTGTTCGCCAACTACGAGACGTCGTTCGGCAGCCTGCAGTACTTCCAGCTGGGCCAGGGCGGGGTGGGCGACCAGACTGCCAACGGCCTGAACCCGGAGAAGGCCAAGACCTACGAGATCGGTACGCGCTACAACGATGAGGTGTGGGGCGGTGAGTTGACGGCGTTCTACATCGACTTCTCGGACGAGCTGCAATACATCAGCAACGATGTCGGCTGGACCAACCTCGGCGCGACCAAGCACCAGGGGATCGAAGCGTCGGTGCACTACGACCTGGCCGCGCTGGACCCGCGCCTCGACGGCCTGACCGCCAATGCCGGTTTCACCTACACCCGCGCGACCTATGAAGGGGGCAGTTCGGCGTTCAAGGATCGTGACCTGCCGTTCTACTCGCGCCAGGTGGCGACGCTCGGCCTGCGTTACGACATCAACCGCTGGACCTACAACATCGATGCCTTCGCCCAGTCCAAGCAGCGTTCGCCGGGCAGCATGGTCAACGCCGACGGCAGCTTCAACGACAACTACATCACCGAAGGCACGGCCGACGGCCAGTACGGCGACATGCCGGGCTATGTCACCTGGAACGTACGTGGCGGTTATGACTTCGGTTCGCAGCTGTCGAACCTCAAACTCGGCGCCGGGGTGAAGAACCTCTTCGACAAGCAGTACTTCACCCGCTCCAGCGACAACAACTCCGGCATCTACGTCGGCGCGCCACGGACCTTCTTCGTCCAGGCCAGCGTCGGCTTCTGA